ATGGCCTCCACGATGACGTTGCCGAACCCCTCCCAGGCCGACGAGAGGACGAACAGATCCGACTTCGCCATGTACTTGTAGGGGTTTTCGACGTAACCGGGCAAATCGATCACGTCGGTCAGCCCCGTCCTCTCGGTCAATCGTTCGAGTTCCCCTCGCCTGTCTCCCTCACCGAGGATGATCAGACGCGCATCTCTGTAACGCCGTACCCGGCTGAACGCCCTGATGAGTGTGGCGAAGTCTTTCTGCATCGTCAATCGGCCAACCCCGAGAAGAACATCGTGATCGGCGTCGAACCACGGGTGATCGACCGGCTCATTCGCTCTCTTCGCTATTTCCGGAGTGTAGATCGGGTTGTAAATCGTTCGTACCTCGTCCGTTTGCACGCCAGTGTGACGCACCAGATCAGATTTCACTCCGTCCGAGATCGCGACGTACCGATCGGCGAACGGGTACGTGTATTTCACAACTGGTGAGATCAATCGCTCTAACCCGTTTTCGAACTCGTTTCGCTGATTTGATATAGTCGTTGCCTCTCGTAGGACGACGTCGGTCGAGGTCCGTGCCAGTACTCCTGCCCAGGTAGCTACGACGTTCGTCGAGTGGATCGTAGAGAGAAGGACCTTCGGTTCCCTTCTGTGAAGATACTGTATAAGGTCCGTTACAGTTCTGCTCACTCGCTTTTCGAAGCTTCGTACCTCGATACCCTGGGGAACGTGTGCCAGAAATTCCCCCTCCTTTCTCGCCAGCACGATCTCCACACGGTATCCCGATGTGTGGAGGTAATCTGCCACGTTCAGCATCACCCGCTTCGCACCTCCCTGATTCAAACTCGGTAGAAATAACGAG
This region of Halalkalicoccus sp. CGA53 genomic DNA includes:
- a CDS encoding glycosyltransferase, whose protein sequence is MTLRPNDAGGRTTGRTGTRDEVDVSLFLPSLNQGGAKRVMLNVADYLHTSGYRVEIVLARKEGEFLAHVPQGIEVRSFEKRVSRTVTDLIQYLHRREPKVLLSTIHSTNVVATWAGVLARTSTDVVLREATTISNQRNEFENGLERLISPVVKYTYPFADRYVAISDGVKSDLVRHTGVQTDEVRTIYNPIYTPEIAKRANEPVDHPWFDADHDVLLGVGRLTMQKDFATLIRAFSRVRRYRDARLIILGEGDRRGELERLTERTGLTDVIDLPGYVENPYKYMAKSDLFVLSSAWEGFGNVIVEAMACGTPVVATDCESGPAEILDEGSYGRLAPVGDPTALADSIVDSLNEPDEPDRLRERAAEFSTDEIMESYERALFGFPPVP